In the Novosphingobium sp. 9 genome, one interval contains:
- a CDS encoding 2-oxoadipate dioxygenase/decarboxylase family protein, which produces MAALIAALLEPVIGEKSTQFVLETLELDPALARNSEGKPSRAQLAWALNAALFMDLLERVPSAARYVDGVRQKGERIVSDHGALRTIDGPSGALPSGCEGMARLLAPLGYQVSGLYPLPALKMTGRAYAQVDFPEAIPQFFVSELHIDQLAPEAQGAAEAIFGTSRDPIDAAAWAALDRLAADGACSLEDGVTILRAVLSAFDRQHPAPALADYETLLAHSREGGWIATEGNAFNHATTRVPHVEALAESLREQGFAMKPSVEVSASGRVRQTAFLADRVTRPFRDATGAEIAREVPGSFYEFISRDPDPETGGLDLRFDSGNATGIFAMTRDNMGSAHQEKSA; this is translated from the coding sequence ATGGCCGCCCTGATCGCAGCGCTGCTGGAGCCGGTAATCGGCGAAAAATCGACGCAATTTGTGCTCGAAACGCTGGAACTCGATCCGGCGCTGGCAAGGAATAGCGAGGGCAAACCGTCGCGCGCGCAGTTGGCATGGGCGCTGAATGCCGCGCTGTTCATGGACCTGCTGGAGCGCGTGCCCTCTGCTGCCCGCTATGTCGACGGTGTGCGCCAAAAGGGCGAGCGGATCGTGTCCGACCACGGGGCGCTGCGCACCATCGACGGGCCGAGCGGGGCGCTGCCCTCAGGCTGCGAAGGCATGGCGCGGTTGCTGGCGCCGCTGGGCTATCAGGTCTCCGGGCTCTATCCGTTGCCTGCGCTGAAGATGACCGGGCGCGCCTATGCGCAGGTCGATTTTCCCGAGGCGATCCCGCAGTTCTTCGTGTCCGAACTGCACATCGACCAGTTGGCCCCCGAGGCACAGGGTGCCGCCGAGGCGATCTTCGGCACCTCGCGCGACCCGATTGACGCGGCCGCCTGGGCTGCGCTTGACCGCCTGGCGGCGGACGGCGCCTGCTCGCTGGAGGACGGCGTGACGATCCTTCGCGCGGTGCTCTCGGCCTTCGATCGCCAACACCCCGCGCCCGCGCTTGCCGATTACGAGACGCTGCTGGCGCACAGTCGCGAGGGTGGCTGGATCGCCACGGAGGGCAATGCCTTCAACCATGCGACCACCCGCGTTCCCCATGTCGAGGCACTGGCGGAATCCTTGCGCGAACAGGGCTTTGCGATGAAGCCTTCGGTCGAGGTCTCGGCCTCGGGCCGGGTCCGCCAGACCGCGTTCCTCGCCGACCGCGTGACCCGCCCGTTCCGTGATGCGACGGGCGCGGAGATCGCCCGCGAGGTGCCGGGCTCGTTCTACGAATTCATCAGCCGCGATCCTGACCCGGAAACCGGCGGGCTGGACCTGCGCTTCGACAGCGGCAACGCCACCGGCATTTTCGCGATGACGCGCGACAATATGGGCAGCGCCCATCAGGAGAAGAGTGCATGA